The following coding sequences lie in one Montipora foliosa isolate CH-2021 chromosome 11, ASM3666993v2, whole genome shotgun sequence genomic window:
- the LOC137977420 gene encoding uncharacterized protein, producing the protein MKYRDSLHPIYLNTRRSDDWTKFKETCDLVKATLVIAEQDYIRSEVEDNKNNPSSLWKVIKSRVASKNRVPQVYNKDPKVLVEEFNQLFTSVGKNTADSASTIAATINATMQPDPSLLSPNSSTADSTTNTISFQPVSCNEVKRIILTMLSNKSPGFDKVSMKVIRDSLSVILGPLTDIINCSFITSTFPDEWKIAEVIPLLKNGDNDQPANNRPLSLLVVASKICEKLSINSSRFWETTTNLQLTKAGTVNITRPKRSTYQSTI; encoded by the coding sequence ATGAAATACAGAGACTCATTACACCCTATTTATCTTAACACTCGTCGCAGCGATGATTGGACAAAATTCAAAGAGACGTGTGACCTTGTCAAAGCCACATTAGTGATTGCTGAACAAGATTACATCCGTAGTGAAGTCGAggataacaaaaacaatccaaGTTCCCTCTGGAAAGTGATCAAATCTCGCGTCGCTTCAAAAAATAGAGTACCACAAGTGTACAATAAGGACCCCAAAGTATTGGTGGAAGAATTTAACCAGTTGTTTACTTCTGTTGGCAAAAACACCGCTGATTCAGCCTCTACGATCGCTGCAACGATCAATGCAACAATGCAACCAGATCCATCTCTATTGTCACCAAACAGCAGCACTGCCGATTCTACTACCAATACAATCAGTTTCCAGCCTGTCAGCTGTAATGAAGTCAAACGCATCATTCTTACAATGCTCTCTAACAAATCACCCGGGTTTGATAAAGTGAGCATGAAAGTAATCAGAGACAGTCTTTCTGTTATTCTAGGTCCTCTCACCGATATTATCAACTGCTCGTTCATCACATCAACTTTTCCAGATGAATGGAAGATCGCGGAAGTAATCCCTTTATTAAAGAACGGTGATAACGATCAGCCAGCTAACAATAGACCTCTATCACTTCTCGTGGTTGCATCAAAAATATGTGAAAAGCTCTCAATCAATTCATCTCGTTTCTgggaaacaacaacaaacttacaACTCACCAAAGCGGGAACCGTCAATATCACTCGACCGAAACGCTCAACATATCAGTCAACGATATGA